The genome window CATAATTTTAAAATTATACAATTGAATTATTTGAGTATGACTGTTGTAATAGGAATTAATAGGTATGAAACAGCAGGACCTATAGGAGATAGACAGACTTATGATACGGTAATATTGTCTAATGTATATAAAAGTCTATCTGATAAACTTTCATCAAGTGGATTAGCTGGAGCTATTAACGTACCAATACTTTTGACTAAAGAAATGAAATACCAAAAGTTACTTCAAATAGACTAGATAATAAGAATTTTAATGTTGTAAAAAAATTATATATAATTGGTGGTTATAATACTATTGAAAATTCAGTAGAAAAAGATGTAAAAGCATTGACTGGATAAATAACTATATTTTATTTTAAATATATAATATAATAAAATAGAATATATCAAATGTAGAAGGTGATAGCCTATGAAAAAAATAACAATAAATGATATTGCTAACTTGGCAGGAGTATCTAAAAGTACTGTATCAAGATATCTAAACAATAAAGATATCAGTGATTCTACTAAAAAGAAAATAAAGAAAATAATAGATGAACATGGATATGAGCCGAATGCATTTGCTCAAAGCCTGAGAGCTAAAAAAACATACTTTATTGGTATTATAGCACCTTGTTTAGATTCTTTTGTAAAATCTAAAATTATGATGGCAATAGACGAAGAACTTAAAGAGTTAAAATATACATCATTAATTATTAATACTAGTAGAAAAATAAGGTCGGAAATAGATAGTATATCAAAATTAGCTAGACTAAAAGTTGATGGAATAATACTAGTTGGTACTGAAATAACTAAAGAACATAAAAATGAAATTGAAAAGTTAGATATACCAATAGTTGTAGTTGGACAAAAGGTTGATGGTATCAATAGCATAGTGAATGATGATTATGAGGCAGGGTATACAATGGGTCAATATATTGCTAATAAAAATTACAAAAAAATTGTATATTTAGGTGTTGATGAAAATGATATATCAGTTGGTTTAAATAGAAAAAATGGAGTACTTAATGGTTTAAAAGATAAAGGATATGATGCAAAAGTATTTTATACTGATTTTGACCAAGAAACATCTATACAAAAAAGTAGAGAAATGTTAGAAAATGAAAATCCAGATATGATAATATGTGCAACTGATAATATAGCAATAGCAACAATGAAAGAAATCAATAAGATAGGTAAAAATATACCACAAGATATATCTGTAGCTGGATTTGGAGGATATGACGTATTGTCTATTATAAGCCCTAAACTTACAACAATAAAGTTTGAAAATGAAAATGCAGGTAAGGTAGCAGCAAATACAATAGTAAACTTAATAGAAGAAAGAAAAGAACCATTATTAAAGGAGATTAAATTTGAATTAATAGAAGGCGAAAGTACAATAAATAAAACTTAGAATGCACATTACGTATATTAGTAATGTGTATTTTTTTATTAAAAAAGAACTATAATTCTAAAAATAGGAAAACTTTTTCAAAAGAAGTATTGCATTCGAAATAAATTTATGATAATCTTTTATTAAACCGGTTTCGAAACCGGTTTAATAAAATCGAAAGGGAGAGCAAAATGAGTGCAAAAATAACTGATTACAATAAAGTATCAAAGCAATTATTAGAGTACATAGGGAATAAACAAAATATAAAAGGCGTAGCACATTGTGCAACTAGATTAAGAATTGTTTTAGATAGCAATGATAAAGCAAATATAAAAGCAATAGAAGAATTAGACGGAGTAAAAGGAGTATTTATAGCATCAAACCAACTTCAAGTAGTATTTGGAGCAGGAATAGTAAACAATGTTTATAAGGAATTTAGTAAAATATCAGGATTTGAAAATATGTCATTAAGTGATGTTAAATCTGAATCGACTCAAAAACAAAACAAATTTCAACAAGCTATAAAATCTTTATCAGATGTATTTGTGCAGATAATACCGGGATTATTAGCAGCAGCATTGCTAATGGGTATTACAGGGCTTTTAGGTCAAGAAGGAATATTTGGAGAATTGTCAATAATAGAAATGTATCCTCAATTAGCAGGGCTTAATAGATTTATAAGTATAGCATCAACAGGAATATTTACTATATTACCAATGTTAGTAGTATATTCTGCAACTATGAGATTTGGAGGAAGTCCAGTATTAGGTCTAATAATAGGAGCTATAATGCTTCATCCAGAACTTGCAAATGCATATGCAGTAGGAAATGGTAGTGTAGTACCAGAAATAATAGATTTATTTGGATTAAAAATTGAGTTAGTAGGATTCCAAGGTGGAATAATAGTAGCTCTTATGATGGGATTTGTAGTAGCTAAGTTAGATAAATTCTTTAACTCAAAAATACATGATATGCTTAAGTTATTCTTAGCGCCGATATGTACAGTTATAGTAGCATCATTTTTATTATTTGTTGTAGTTGGTCCATTAGGAAGAGGCTTAGCAAACATAGTAACATCATCTTTATTATGGACGACTGAAAACTTAGGAATACTTGGATATATGATATTTGCTGGAGTACAGCAAGTTATAGTTATAACAGGACTTCACCATGTTATAGGAGCTGTTGAAGCACAACTTATAGCAGATACAGGAGTTAACTTTATAATGCCTCTTATGTCAGTAGCATTAATAGGTCAAGGTGGAGCTGTATTAGGATACTTAGTATTAAATTGGAAAGATATAAAAGCTCGTCAAATAGGAATATCTTCATTTGCTTCAGTATTATTTGGAATATCAGAACCAGCTATATTTGGAGTTACTTTAAAATATAAGTATCCATTAATAGCAGGGTGTATAGGTGGAGCAATAGGCGGTGCGTATATATACATGATGAAAGTAACAGCATTGGCATTTGGAGCAACAGCAGTGCCAGGGTTAGCGATAGTGTCTACTCAAGGTGGGGGACATATTCAATATATATTAGCACATTTAATAGCAATAGTTGTAGCTATGATAGTAACAATATTACTTGGAAAATTACAGAAAAAATCAGTTAATTAATAAATTATAGATAGCATTAAAAAATGCTATCTATTAATGATTTTTAAGACTATATAAAATTATAAAAGAAAAGGAATAAATGTATGTACAAAGAGCCTAAATATAGAACAATATTAGAATCGACAAAAGAAGAATTAAATAGATTAAGAAATATATCTTTAAATGATAAATATAAACCACTATTTCATATACATCCACAACATGGACTACTTAATGACCCAAATGGATTAGCATATTATAATGGTAAATACCATGTATTTTATCAATGGTATCCATATGATGTAACTCATGGAATGAAGCATTGGGCTTATGTAAGTTCAGATGATTTTGTAAATTGGAATAGAGAAGATGTAGCATTAATACCAATTAAAAGTTATGAATCTCATGGAGCATATTCAGGAAATGCGATAGAAGTAGATGAAAAACTACACATGTATTATACAGGGAATATAAAGTATAGTGCAGAAGATAGATATGCATATCAAAACTTAGCTATAATGGATAAAGACGGCAAAATAACTAAATATGAAAATAATCCAATAGTAAGTGAAATACCAAAAGGATATACAGGACATGTAAGAGACCCAAAGGTATTTAAAAAAAATGCTAAATACTTTATGCTACTTGGAGCACAAACAAGTGAAAAAAAGGGAGCTATAATAGTATATGAATCTGAAAACTCTATAGATTGGCATTTTAAAG of Clostridioides sp. ES-S-0054-01 contains these proteins:
- a CDS encoding PTS transporter subunit EIIC; protein product: MSAKITDYNKVSKQLLEYIGNKQNIKGVAHCATRLRIVLDSNDKANIKAIEELDGVKGVFIASNQLQVVFGAGIVNNVYKEFSKISGFENMSLSDVKSESTQKQNKFQQAIKSLSDVFVQIIPGLLAAALLMGITGLLGQEGIFGELSIIEMYPQLAGLNRFISIASTGIFTILPMLVVYSATMRFGGSPVLGLIIGAIMLHPELANAYAVGNGSVVPEIIDLFGLKIELVGFQGGIIVALMMGFVVAKLDKFFNSKIHDMLKLFLAPICTVIVASFLLFVVVGPLGRGLANIVTSSLLWTTENLGILGYMIFAGVQQVIVITGLHHVIGAVEAQLIADTGVNFIMPLMSVALIGQGGAVLGYLVLNWKDIKARQIGISSFASVLFGISEPAIFGVTLKYKYPLIAGCIGGAIGGAYIYMMKVTALAFGATAVPGLAIVSTQGGGHIQYILAHLIAIVVAMIVTILLGKLQKKSVN
- a CDS encoding LacI family DNA-binding transcriptional regulator, giving the protein MKKITINDIANLAGVSKSTVSRYLNNKDISDSTKKKIKKIIDEHGYEPNAFAQSLRAKKTYFIGIIAPCLDSFVKSKIMMAIDEELKELKYTSLIINTSRKIRSEIDSISKLARLKVDGIILVGTEITKEHKNEIEKLDIPIVVVGQKVDGINSIVNDDYEAGYTMGQYIANKNYKKIVYLGVDENDISVGLNRKNGVLNGLKDKGYDAKVFYTDFDQETSIQKSREMLENENPDMIICATDNIAIATMKEINKIGKNIPQDISVAGFGGYDVLSIISPKLTTIKFENENAGKVAANTIVNLIEERKEPLLKEIKFELIEGESTINKT